A single window of Pontibacillus chungwhensis DNA harbors:
- a CDS encoding NAD(P)/FAD-dependent oxidoreductase, which translates to MKRLVIVGGGYGGLKILQDLLEGGLPKDVHITMVDRNPYHSLKTEFYAIAAGTKADKEVRIDFPEHDQVDYVFGEVMEIDVQNQKIVVREHAEPVPYDDLVIGLGCEDNYHGVQGAPEYTQSVQTFKKARTAGFEVGNLHAHGKVAVVGAGLSGIEVASEIRESRPDLNIRLLDRGETVLRPFDPKIQEYVEDWFKRNDVEVIHHANVEYVERDGVCNNGICFMNDVTIWTAGVRPNHLVRALPFKKDQQEKVIINDYYQVPEQPNVYVVGDCASSDYSPSGQLAGQQGEHIAAILLALYNGNEPDKPKEIKLKGSLGSLGKSDGFGNMMQKPVTGLLPRLAKSGVLWLHRRH; encoded by the coding sequence ATGAAAAGATTAGTCATAGTCGGGGGCGGCTATGGTGGGTTAAAAATCCTTCAAGATTTACTCGAAGGTGGTTTGCCAAAGGACGTCCATATTACAATGGTAGACCGCAACCCTTATCACTCCCTGAAAACTGAATTTTACGCCATAGCGGCGGGAACAAAAGCAGATAAAGAAGTTCGGATTGACTTCCCAGAACATGATCAAGTTGATTATGTATTTGGAGAGGTTATGGAGATCGATGTGCAGAATCAGAAAATCGTAGTGCGGGAACATGCTGAACCTGTTCCTTATGATGACCTTGTCATTGGACTAGGATGCGAGGATAACTATCATGGAGTTCAAGGAGCTCCTGAATATACACAAAGTGTCCAAACGTTTAAGAAAGCTCGAACAGCAGGATTTGAAGTAGGAAACCTACATGCACACGGGAAAGTTGCAGTGGTCGGAGCAGGACTAAGCGGAATTGAGGTAGCCTCTGAAATCCGTGAAAGCCGTCCCGATTTAAACATTCGACTATTAGACCGTGGGGAGACCGTCCTTCGTCCTTTTGACCCTAAAATTCAAGAGTACGTAGAAGATTGGTTTAAACGAAATGATGTAGAAGTGATTCACCATGCAAATGTAGAATACGTCGAGCGTGATGGCGTTTGTAACAACGGCATCTGCTTTATGAATGATGTGACGATCTGGACGGCAGGGGTTAGACCTAATCATCTGGTACGTGCCTTACCTTTTAAAAAAGACCAACAAGAAAAAGTCATTATCAACGATTACTATCAGGTACCGGAACAACCTAATGTGTACGTCGTCGGGGACTGTGCTTCATCCGATTATTCTCCAAGCGGCCAATTAGCCGGACAGCAAGGGGAGCACATTGCTGCCATTTTGTTAGCTCTCTATAACGGAAATGAACCAGATAAGCCAAAAGAAATAAAACTAAAAGGGTCTCTTGGTTCCTTAGGGAAATCAGATGGATTTGGAAACATGATGCAAAAACCAGTGACTGGTCTATTGCCTCGTCTTGCAAAGTCTGGAGTTCTGTGGCTCCATAGAAGACACTAA
- the glgB gene encoding 1,4-alpha-glucan branching protein GlgB, giving the protein MDHDIYLFHQGNLRYAYQLLGAHIEQQNGQDGVRFTVWAPHAREVNVVGTFNEWDGRQHPMEKLNENGLWSTFIPDLPPGTVYKYEILTPHGHLQLKADPYAFSSELRPNTASVLYPLDRYDWNDQVWMDERNNTNLYESPISIYELHLGSWKNIEPEVFYTYREYADMVIPYVKELGYTHIELLPITEHPFDRSWGYQATGYFAVTSRYGTPDDFKYFVDQCHQNGLGVILDWVPGHFCKDQHGLRRFDGEPLYEYEDPLKAEKSQWGTLTFDFGRNEVQSFLISNAIYWLKEYHLDGLRVDAVASMLYLSFGKEEGEWEPNEYGGSENLEAVSFIKKMNEAIFEETPNVLMMAEESTSWPLVSAPTYVGGLGFNYKWNMGWMNDMLKYMEMDPIHRKYHHNLITFSLFYAFSENFVLPISHDEVVHGKKSLLNKMPGDYWQKFANLRAFLAYMYAHPGKKLLFMGAEFGQFDEWKDLEDLDWELLNFDAHASVQTYMSQLHKLYKDHPALWELDHKEDGFEWVDPNNYEQSVVSFIRKGRSSEDQIVVICNFTPVVYHDYKVGVPASGMYEEVFSSDDVRFGGSGQLNGTTLETISIPWQGQDQHVSMTIPPLGVSFLKRTSLLKEDKS; this is encoded by the coding sequence ATGGATCACGATATCTATTTGTTTCACCAGGGAAATCTACGTTATGCCTATCAATTGTTAGGTGCTCATATAGAGCAACAAAATGGGCAAGACGGAGTACGGTTTACCGTTTGGGCACCACATGCTAGAGAAGTTAACGTAGTCGGGACATTTAATGAATGGGATGGACGACAACACCCTATGGAAAAGCTGAATGAAAATGGACTGTGGTCTACCTTCATTCCTGATTTACCACCAGGCACCGTTTATAAATATGAAATTCTAACGCCTCACGGCCATTTACAATTGAAAGCAGACCCCTATGCTTTCTCAAGCGAGTTACGCCCCAATACAGCTTCTGTTTTATACCCATTAGATCGTTATGACTGGAACGATCAAGTATGGATGGATGAACGAAACAATACCAATCTCTATGAATCACCTATATCGATTTACGAGCTTCATCTCGGATCTTGGAAAAATATTGAGCCTGAAGTGTTTTATACATATCGGGAGTATGCAGACATGGTGATCCCTTATGTGAAGGAATTAGGTTACACGCATATTGAGCTCCTTCCCATAACGGAACACCCTTTTGACCGATCTTGGGGATATCAGGCTACAGGCTATTTTGCTGTAACGTCACGTTATGGTACTCCTGATGACTTTAAATATTTTGTGGACCAGTGTCATCAGAATGGGCTTGGGGTCATCCTGGATTGGGTTCCGGGCCATTTCTGTAAGGACCAGCATGGCTTACGCAGGTTCGACGGGGAGCCTTTGTATGAATATGAAGACCCTCTAAAAGCTGAAAAATCGCAATGGGGAACGTTAACGTTTGATTTTGGACGTAACGAAGTTCAAAGCTTCCTCATTTCGAACGCGATCTACTGGTTAAAGGAATATCATTTAGACGGTCTTCGCGTAGATGCGGTGGCTAGTATGCTTTATCTAAGCTTTGGTAAAGAAGAGGGCGAATGGGAGCCAAATGAATATGGGGGAAGTGAAAATCTTGAAGCCGTTTCATTTATTAAGAAGATGAATGAGGCCATTTTTGAAGAGACCCCTAATGTTCTAATGATGGCGGAAGAGTCAACTTCCTGGCCTTTAGTCAGTGCACCGACCTATGTAGGAGGTCTTGGGTTTAATTATAAATGGAATATGGGCTGGATGAACGACATGTTGAAATACATGGAGATGGATCCTATTCACAGAAAGTATCACCATAACTTAATTACGTTTTCCTTGTTTTATGCTTTCTCAGAGAACTTTGTGTTGCCGATTTCTCATGACGAAGTGGTTCATGGCAAGAAATCGTTGCTCAATAAAATGCCCGGGGACTACTGGCAGAAGTTCGCTAACTTACGGGCGTTCTTAGCTTATATGTATGCGCACCCTGGTAAGAAACTATTATTTATGGGGGCGGAATTCGGTCAATTCGATGAATGGAAAGACCTTGAAGATCTTGATTGGGAGTTGCTGAACTTTGATGCCCATGCCTCTGTTCAAACCTACATGAGCCAACTTCATAAACTCTATAAAGATCACCCTGCATTATGGGAACTTGATCATAAGGAAGATGGGTTTGAATGGGTAGATCCAAACAATTACGAGCAAAGTGTTGTCTCATTTATTCGTAAAGGTCGTTCAAGTGAGGATCAAATCGTTGTGATCTGTAATTTTACGCCGGTAGTGTACCACGATTATAAAGTAGGCGTTCCGGCATCTGGGATGTATGAAGAGGTATTCTCAAGTGATGATGTCCGTTTTGGTGGGTCAGGTCAATTAAACGGCACTACCCTCGAAACGATTTCCATACCATGGCAGGGTCAAGATCAACATGTCTCGATGACCATTCCGCCACTTGGAGTAAGCTTCTTGAAGAGAACTTCTTTACTAAAGGAGGACAAGTCATGA
- a CDS encoding glucose-1-phosphate adenylyltransferase yields MKNKECVAMLLAGGQGTRLKSLTKDLAKPAVFFGGKYRIIDFPLSNCTNSGIDTVGVLTQYEPLVLNHYLGIGSSWDLDRKYGGVSVLPPYMQAEGGGWYTGTANAIYRNLKFLHQYDPEHVLILSGDHIYTMDYSLMLDYHKEQDADATISVIEVPWEEASRFGIMNTKENGDIIEFDEKPAYPMSNLASMGVYIFKWDVLKTYLTNDDAKSDSSHDFGKDIIPALLEDEKKLKAYTFEGYWKDVGTVDSLWEANMDLLKETPDLDLNNSAWRIYSKNPNQPAQYLSSTASVRNALINEGCRIHGTVDTSILFYGVHVGEGAMVKDSVIMPNVKIGRNVQIHRAIISEGSIIEDNCVIGDKAPGSEITLVAEEGSVMANSYATTH; encoded by the coding sequence ATGAAAAACAAAGAATGTGTAGCGATGTTGTTAGCAGGTGGTCAGGGAACAAGGTTAAAATCTCTTACAAAAGATTTGGCGAAACCGGCTGTCTTTTTCGGAGGAAAGTACCGAATTATTGATTTCCCTCTCAGTAATTGTACGAACTCAGGCATTGATACGGTTGGAGTGTTGACACAATACGAACCACTCGTCTTGAACCATTACCTCGGAATTGGATCGTCATGGGATCTCGATAGGAAATATGGCGGTGTATCTGTATTACCTCCTTATATGCAAGCGGAAGGTGGAGGGTGGTATACAGGAACTGCTAATGCGATTTATCGCAACTTAAAATTCCTGCACCAATACGACCCAGAACATGTGTTGATTCTGTCAGGCGATCACATTTATACAATGGATTATTCGTTGATGCTTGATTACCACAAAGAACAGGACGCAGATGCTACCATTTCGGTCATTGAAGTCCCTTGGGAAGAAGCAAGTCGATTTGGAATTATGAATACCAAAGAGAACGGGGACATCATTGAGTTTGATGAGAAACCTGCATACCCTATGAGCAACTTAGCTTCTATGGGAGTTTATATATTCAAGTGGGACGTGTTGAAAACGTATTTGACGAACGACGATGCGAAGTCAGATTCCTCTCATGACTTCGGAAAAGATATCATTCCCGCTTTACTTGAAGATGAGAAGAAGTTAAAAGCTTATACGTTTGAAGGATATTGGAAAGACGTGGGGACAGTCGATAGTTTGTGGGAAGCCAATATGGATTTATTAAAAGAGACACCTGATTTGGATTTGAATAATTCTGCTTGGCGAATCTATTCAAAGAATCCGAACCAGCCGGCTCAGTACCTCTCTTCAACGGCATCGGTCCGAAACGCACTGATTAATGAAGGGTGCCGAATTCATGGAACAGTCGATACATCTATATTGTTCTACGGTGTTCATGTAGGTGAAGGAGCGATGGTTAAGGATTCCGTTATTATGCCAAACGTTAAGATTGGTCGTAATGTACAGATTCACCGCGCTATTATTTCTGAGGGAAGCATTATTGAGGATAATTGTGTGATCGGGGACAAAGCGCCAGGTAGTGAAATTACCCTTGTTGCTGAAGAAGGCAGCGTTATGGCAAATAGTTATGCAACGACTCACTAA
- the glgD gene encoding glucose-1-phosphate adenylyltransferase subunit GlgD, with protein MDRIAGIINLDHEQDMLNELTYFRCGAAVPFGGRYRMIDFAVSNMTNSRIESIAVFARRKYRSLMDHLEQGKAWDLDRKRGGLFILPPDWNDPTDISKGDLQHFHNNIDFIRRTSADYILVSGSQHICNIDFQEVLKEHKETKADVTVIYKRVSEMLPEYQLAQKLDIEGNQRVEAIHNEHHNPNVYMEMFLIKKSLLHDLVEKAIAHGHSHFFRDAIKDRLPAIHIHAYEYKGAHALVNSVESYYRNSTNLLKSEEHDRLFKEEAPILTKVKNEAPSKYMQGSDVKNTLVANGCVVEGHVEDSILFRGVKVGKGAVIKNSVIMQRCDIAEGAVLENVILDKDCTISEGKTLIGAPEKPFVVAKRKTM; from the coding sequence ATGGATCGTATAGCAGGTATTATTAATTTAGATCATGAACAGGATATGCTGAATGAATTGACTTATTTCCGCTGTGGGGCAGCCGTTCCATTTGGTGGACGTTACCGCATGATTGATTTTGCTGTTTCAAACATGACGAACTCACGCATTGAATCCATTGCGGTGTTCGCTCGCCGGAAATATCGTTCATTAATGGACCATCTCGAACAAGGGAAGGCGTGGGATCTGGACCGAAAGCGGGGAGGCTTATTCATCCTTCCTCCGGATTGGAATGATCCAACAGATATTTCAAAAGGGGATCTCCAGCATTTTCATAACAATATTGACTTTATTCGCAGAACGTCTGCGGATTATATACTCGTTTCTGGTTCACAGCACATTTGCAATATAGATTTTCAAGAGGTCTTGAAAGAACATAAGGAAACAAAAGCTGATGTTACGGTCATTTATAAACGTGTGTCTGAGATGCTCCCGGAGTATCAGCTTGCGCAGAAGTTAGATATTGAGGGGAATCAACGAGTAGAAGCCATTCATAACGAGCATCACAATCCTAACGTCTATATGGAAATGTTTCTGATTAAGAAAAGCCTGCTGCACGATTTAGTTGAGAAAGCCATTGCTCATGGTCACTCTCACTTTTTCCGCGATGCCATTAAAGATCGCTTACCAGCCATTCATATTCATGCCTACGAATATAAGGGTGCCCATGCTCTTGTGAATTCAGTAGAGAGCTACTATCGCAACAGTACGAATCTATTAAAGTCAGAAGAACATGACCGTTTATTTAAGGAAGAAGCTCCTATATTAACGAAAGTGAAGAATGAAGCGCCGTCCAAGTATATGCAAGGGTCAGATGTAAAGAACACCCTAGTAGCTAATGGGTGCGTCGTCGAAGGCCATGTAGAGGATAGTATTCTTTTTAGGGGCGTTAAGGTCGGGAAAGGTGCTGTCATTAAGAACTCTGTCATTATGCAAAGGTGTGATATTGCAGAGGGAGCTGTGTTAGAGAATGTTATCCTGGATAAGGATTGTACGATCTCTGAAGGGAAGACACTTATCGGAGCACCAGAAAAGCCGTTTGTCGTAGCAAAGCGTAAAACCATGTAG
- a CDS encoding class I SAM-dependent rRNA methyltransferase: MKNEIKVKVRNDYAKKMKDGFPLIEKEALINADILSEEGQTLHLIDERGRFIGRGYYGEQNKGYGWVVTRQQDESMDQSFFEKKIGTALQKRSGFFKDESTTAFRIFNGEGDGIGGLTIDYYEAFYVLSWYSEGIYAFKNQILKALQNLVEYKGIYEKKRFNTGGKYIDDDDFVTGERGEFPMLVKENGVQFSVHLNEGPMTGVFLDQRDVRKAIRDRYAEGKTVLNTFSYTGAFSVFAALGGAQKTTSVDLANRSYPKTVEQFSINGIDYEAHDIKVMDVFEYFKYAVKKQLTFDLVVLDPPSFARSKKHRFSAAKDYKDLLKQAIAITEKNGVIIASTNYSGYGMGKFKGFVEKAFKETGHRYKIEEQYTLPSDFVTTKEYKAGDYLKVVFIKKL; this comes from the coding sequence ATGAAGAACGAAATAAAAGTAAAAGTGAGAAACGACTATGCAAAGAAGATGAAAGACGGTTTTCCTTTAATTGAAAAGGAAGCTCTGATCAATGCTGATATCCTAAGCGAGGAAGGACAAACGCTTCATTTGATTGATGAACGTGGTCGTTTTATAGGAAGAGGTTATTATGGCGAGCAAAATAAAGGGTATGGCTGGGTCGTAACGCGCCAACAGGATGAATCAATGGACCAATCGTTCTTTGAGAAGAAAATTGGTACGGCCCTTCAAAAGCGAAGCGGCTTCTTTAAAGATGAGTCCACGACAGCCTTTCGTATATTTAACGGTGAAGGGGATGGCATTGGTGGCCTGACGATTGATTACTACGAAGCCTTTTATGTCTTAAGCTGGTATAGTGAAGGCATTTATGCTTTCAAAAACCAAATCCTGAAGGCTCTTCAGAATCTTGTGGAGTATAAGGGAATTTATGAGAAAAAACGTTTTAATACAGGTGGAAAATATATCGACGATGATGATTTCGTTACAGGGGAGCGCGGAGAATTTCCGATGTTGGTGAAGGAAAATGGCGTTCAGTTCTCGGTTCATTTGAATGAAGGTCCAATGACCGGGGTATTCTTAGATCAACGGGACGTACGTAAAGCCATCCGTGATCGCTATGCAGAAGGAAAAACGGTACTAAATACGTTCTCTTACACAGGTGCTTTTTCTGTTTTTGCGGCTCTTGGAGGGGCTCAAAAGACGACGAGCGTTGACTTAGCGAATAGAAGTTATCCAAAGACTGTTGAGCAGTTTAGCATTAATGGAATTGATTACGAAGCTCATGATATTAAAGTGATGGATGTATTCGAGTACTTTAAATATGCGGTAAAAAAGCAGCTAACGTTTGACCTTGTTGTGTTGGATCCTCCAAGTTTCGCCCGTTCAAAGAAGCATCGCTTCAGTGCTGCAAAAGATTACAAGGACCTACTCAAACAAGCCATTGCTATTACAGAAAAAAATGGCGTAATCATCGCATCCACAAATTATAGTGGCTATGGAATGGGCAAGTTTAAAGGGTTCGTTGAAAAGGCCTTTAAAGAAACCGGCCATCGCTACAAAATCGAAGAACAATATACACTGCCGTCAGATTTTGTGACGACGAAAGAATATAAAGCCGGAGATTACTTGAAGGTCGTGTTTATTAAGAAATTATAA
- the glgA gene encoding glycogen synthase GlgA, whose translation MNVLMIGSECTPFIKSGGLADVLGSLPLALKDQGADVRVVLPKYQEMKEEWKDQLTLIDTLTIQLGWRQQYAGVEYLEYEGIPVYFLDNEYYFKRSNLYGYEDEAERFVFFNRAVMEMVRILDWKPEILHCHDWQSGLIPLFLHTHYKDDPVFEGMKTVFTIHNLKYQGIFPQSVLHDLMDLDERFMTVDGIEFFGNISFMKGALNFADTITTVSETYAREIQTPYYGENLDEVLRKHSHRLTGIVNGINLQDYNPMKDESLAFPYRSSLIKKAQNKMWLQEKLGLPVDQTIPMIGIVSRLVEQKGFDLIGRILDDLLGQEDVQIVLLGTGEQYYEQMFQWFEHKYPDKISANITFSEELSRQVYAGSDLFLMPSRFEPCGIGQLLALRYLTVPIVRETGGLVDTVHPFDEATGEGNGFSFTNFNAHDMLFTIRRAIDIYHDQATWKQLIKNVMKSQYSWENSAKQYMDLYQSMLKIYA comes from the coding sequence GTGAACGTATTGATGATTGGTTCTGAGTGCACACCCTTTATTAAATCTGGGGGACTAGCTGATGTGTTAGGGTCTTTGCCTCTTGCGTTAAAAGACCAGGGAGCTGACGTTCGAGTAGTCTTACCTAAATATCAGGAAATGAAAGAAGAATGGAAAGATCAGTTAACCCTTATCGATACCCTAACTATCCAGTTGGGATGGAGGCAGCAATATGCAGGGGTTGAATACTTAGAATACGAAGGAATTCCGGTTTACTTTTTGGATAATGAATATTATTTCAAAAGGTCTAATCTTTATGGCTATGAGGATGAAGCGGAGCGTTTTGTCTTCTTTAATCGTGCAGTGATGGAAATGGTGCGAATACTTGACTGGAAGCCAGAAATTCTCCATTGCCACGATTGGCAATCGGGCTTGATTCCACTCTTCCTTCACACCCACTATAAAGATGATCCTGTATTTGAAGGTATGAAAACAGTTTTCACGATCCATAATCTTAAGTATCAAGGTATATTCCCGCAATCGGTACTTCATGATTTAATGGATCTTGATGAACGTTTCATGACTGTGGATGGCATTGAATTCTTCGGAAACATTAGCTTTATGAAAGGGGCTTTAAATTTCGCGGATACCATCACAACGGTTAGTGAAACTTACGCAAGAGAGATTCAAACACCTTATTATGGGGAAAACCTAGATGAAGTACTTCGCAAACATTCTCACCGACTTACTGGCATTGTCAATGGCATTAACCTCCAAGACTATAACCCTATGAAAGATGAATCACTCGCTTTCCCGTATCGTAGTTCGTTAATCAAGAAAGCTCAAAATAAAATGTGGCTTCAAGAGAAGCTTGGTCTGCCTGTTGATCAGACGATACCGATGATTGGTATTGTTTCACGACTGGTTGAGCAAAAAGGATTTGACCTCATCGGCAGGATCTTAGATGACCTATTGGGTCAAGAAGACGTTCAAATTGTGTTATTAGGAACCGGTGAACAGTATTATGAACAAATGTTCCAGTGGTTTGAGCACAAGTATCCAGACAAGATCTCAGCCAACATCACGTTCAGTGAAGAGCTGTCACGACAAGTGTATGCCGGGAGTGATCTATTCCTGATGCCATCAAGGTTCGAGCCTTGTGGTATTGGACAATTGTTAGCTCTTCGTTACTTGACGGTTCCGATTGTGAGGGAAACGGGTGGTCTTGTGGATACCGTTCATCCTTTTGATGAGGCAACAGGCGAAGGGAATGGATTCAGCTTCACGAACTTTAACGCTCACGATATGTTATTTACGATTCGCCGTGCCATTGACATTTATCATGACCAAGCAACGTGGAAACAGCTTATTAAGAACGTCATGAAAAGCCAATATTCCTGGGAGAACTCTGCGAAACAATATATGGACTTATATCAATCGATGCTAAAAATTTACGCATAA